From Panicum hallii strain FIL2 chromosome 2, PHallii_v3.1, whole genome shotgun sequence, a single genomic window includes:
- the LOC112881030 gene encoding mitogen-activated protein kinase kinase 9-like: MACSVLPIAPHLAGCLPHQMMMRVPAAPAPTPAPAPAPAPEELRLSDLDWIGDLGAGGFARVSKARHRRTGAVFALKMSFDADPDVEEEAEVLRRAAGSPHVVDCHALLRGPAGEPAFALEFMDAGSLGRVLCRRHRGSRGVPELALAEAAAHCVVGLAQLHSRGVAHLDVKPDNFLASSRGEIKISDFNTSRILYGSAGERLQVPITAGTLAYFSPERFAPRARAGPHGAMAADVWGLGVTVLELFLGRFAVVPDADKASAAELELAICHGEPLRVPEEAEASAELRGFVAACLQWEPTRRATVPQLLRHPFLTRRDVEASRRALRDLIVETL, from the coding sequence ATGGCTTGCTCCGTCCTCCCGATCGCGCCCCACCTGGCCGGCTGCCTCCCGCACCAGATGATGATGAGGGTCCCAGCGGCTCCGGCACcaacgccggcgccggcgccggcgccggcgccagagGAGCTGCGGCTGTCGGACCTCGACTGGATCGGCGACCTCGGCGCGGGCGGCTTCGCCAGGGTCAGCAAggcgcgccaccgccgcaccGGTGCGGTGTTCGCGCTCAAGATGTCATTCGACGCGGACCCCGacgtggaggaggaggccgaggtgctccgccgcgccgccgggtcGCCGCACGTCGTCGACTGCCACGCCCTGCTCCGCGGGCCCGCCGGCGAGCCCGCTTTCGCGCTCGAGTTCATGGACGCCGGCTCGCTCGGCCGCGTCCTGTGCCGGCGCCACCGGGGGAGCAGGGGAGTCCCCGAGCTGGCGCTCGCCGAGGCGGCCGCGCACTGCGTCGTCGGGCTGGCCCAGCTGCACTCGCGCGGCGTCGCGCACCTGGACGTCAAGCCGGACAACTTCCTCGCCAGCTCCCGCGGCGAGATCAAGATCAGCGACTTCAACACGTCGAGGATCCTCTACGGCAGCGCCGGCGAGCGCCTCCAGGTGCCCATCACTGCCGGGACTCTCGCCTACTTCAGCCCCGAGCGGTTCGCGCCGAGAGCCCGCGCCGGGCCGCACGGTGCCATGGCCGCCGACGTGTGGGGCCTCGGGGTCACCGTCCTGGAGCTCTTCTTGGGCCGGTTCGCCGTCGTGCCGGATGCAGACAAGGCGTCTGCGGCGGAGCTGGAGCTGGCCATCTGCCACGGGGAGCCTCTGCGCGTGCCGGAAGAAGCAGAGGCGTCGGCGGAGCTGCGCGGGTTCGTGGCCGCGTGCCTGCAGTGGGAGCCGACGCGGCGCGCCACGGTGCCGCAGCTGCTCCGGCACCCGTTCCTCACTCGCCGCGACGTCGAGGCGTCAAGGCGCGCGCTGCGGGACCTCATCGTCGAGACGCTGTAG